One genomic window of Blastopirellula retiformator includes the following:
- a CDS encoding outer membrane protein assembly factor BamB family protein, translating to MHAVSCLVLLSAMAVGSDNWPAFQGAGVEAPAADQLPLKWSPDSNIGWTADLKGYGQSSPIVWNGKVYVTSIDGPNKESNIVTCLNLADGKQLWQKEFKSSLPIKSSTYVSRAAPTPAVDQLGVYAFFESGDMITLSHDGEQLWSKSLIAEYGELKSNHGLAASPALSEDAVILLVENDGPSYIVAFDKKTGEAIWKTDRESKISWSSPRVIQTPGGPQAIVSSSGTVDGYDVINGKKLWTIDDLGGNTTNTPMPYGDGVFLVGASAGRGEESGAGAKRSNMAVRVRESDAGATAEVLWRNEKASSSFSTPIVHNGVAYWVNKSGVVFGVDVESGETLFTERLSQSCWATSLGVGDRVYFFGKDGKTTVVKAGPKWEVLAENMLWDPEAEQPAAAPAAEGKEGGRRGPPGSSGPVLYGYAAVPGKLLIRTGPKLYCITP from the coding sequence ATGCATGCGGTTTCCTGTTTAGTCCTGCTGAGCGCCATGGCGGTCGGCAGCGACAATTGGCCCGCGTTTCAAGGCGCCGGAGTCGAAGCTCCCGCCGCTGATCAACTGCCGCTGAAATGGTCGCCTGACAGTAACATCGGCTGGACCGCCGACCTGAAAGGTTACGGACAGTCGAGCCCGATCGTTTGGAACGGCAAGGTCTACGTCACCTCGATTGACGGCCCGAACAAGGAGTCGAACATCGTCACTTGCTTGAACCTGGCCGACGGCAAACAGCTGTGGCAGAAGGAGTTCAAGTCGTCGCTGCCGATCAAGAGCAGCACCTACGTCAGCCGCGCGGCGCCGACCCCGGCCGTTGATCAGTTGGGCGTTTATGCCTTCTTTGAAAGTGGCGACATGATCACCCTGTCGCACGACGGCGAACAGCTGTGGAGCAAGTCGCTGATCGCCGAGTATGGCGAGCTGAAATCGAACCACGGCCTGGCCGCTTCGCCGGCTCTGAGCGAGGACGCGGTGATCTTGCTGGTCGAGAATGACGGCCCCTCCTACATCGTCGCCTTCGACAAGAAGACGGGCGAAGCGATCTGGAAGACCGATCGCGAAAGCAAGATCAGCTGGAGCTCGCCCCGCGTGATCCAGACCCCTGGTGGTCCGCAAGCCATCGTCAGCAGCAGCGGCACGGTCGATGGTTACGACGTGATCAATGGCAAGAAGCTGTGGACGATTGACGATCTCGGCGGCAACACGACCAACACGCCGATGCCCTACGGCGATGGGGTATTTTTGGTGGGCGCTTCGGCCGGTCGCGGCGAAGAGTCTGGCGCCGGGGCCAAACGCTCGAACATGGCGGTTCGCGTCCGTGAGTCGGATGCCGGAGCGACGGCTGAGGTGTTGTGGCGAAACGAGAAAGCGTCTTCGTCGTTCAGCACCCCGATCGTGCACAACGGCGTCGCCTATTGGGTCAACAAGAGCGGCGTCGTGTTTGGCGTCGATGTCGAAAGCGGCGAGACCCTCTTCACCGAGCGCCTGTCGCAATCGTGCTGGGCGACTTCGCTGGGGGTAGGCGATCGCGTTTACTTCTTCGGCAAAGATGGCAAAACGACCGTCGTGAAAGCGGGCCCCAAATGGGAAGTGCTGGCCGAGAACATGCTATGGGATCCGGAAGCGGAACAACCCGCCGCAGCGCCAGCCGCCGAAGGGAAAGAAGGTGGTCGCCGCGGTCCGCCAGGTTCTTCGGGACCGGTCCTGTACGGCTATGCGGCGGTGCCCGGTAAGTTGCTAATTCGCACCGGGCCGAAGCTTTATTGCATCACGCCATAA